CGCGTCCGTCGGGCTGCTGGAATACCCGAGCTACACCAGACCCCTTTCCTATCAGGGACTCGAGGTCCCTCCGGTGCTGCTGTCGGGCCACCACGCGGCCATCGCCCGGTGGCGGCGGGACGAGTCGCTGCGGCGCACGGCCCGGCGCCGGCCGGACCTGATCGCTGCCCTTGACCCCGCGACGCTGGATCGGGCCGACTCGTCGATCCTCGAGCAGGAGGGGATCCGGCCAGGTCACGGCCGCTCGATTTCGCCCCCGGCGTCGGATCTGGCAGACTAGGCGGGTTGTGAGTTGGCCGGGCATATCCCACCAACTGCCGGTTGGCCCGCCGTGGGTCCGCCGAGACCGCCCACGAGACACGTCGTATTCCCCGAGTCTTGGACTCAGAGAAGGAACTACATCATGAACACCCTGGACGCTCTGGACTCCGCCTCGTTGCGGTCCGATCTTCCGGATTTCCGGCCCGGCGACACCGTCAAGGTGCACGTCAAGGTCATCGAGGGCTCGCGCTCCCGTATCCAGATCTTCGCCGGCCACGTCATCCGTCGACAGGGTGGTGGCATTCGCGAGACTTTCACCGTCCGCAAGGTCAGCTTCGGTGTCGGCGTCGAGCGCACCTTCCCGGTGCACTCCCCGAACCTGGACAAGATCGAGCTGGTCACCAAGGGCGACGTCCGTCGGGCCAAGCTCTACTACCTGCGTGAGCTGCGCGGCAAGGCCGCCAAGATCAAGGAGAAGCGCGACCGCTGAACCCAGCGCCGCTGATCCACCGCATCACCGACAGGCCGCCGTCATCCGAACCGGATGGTGGCGGCCTGTTCGTCTGTCAACCAATTCCCGCCGGAAGCCGTAGCCTGACCATGATGAACGAGCAAGAGTCCGCTGCGGGCGATCGCGATGACGCGGCCGGCGGCACAGCCCCGGAAGCAACTGCGAAGCCGAAGGCGGGTCGGCCCGGGGGACCGTGGCAGGACTGGGTGGTCACCTCCGACACCCACGCCGCGGGCGAGGCCGGCGACACCCCGGCCGACGGCGAGGATCCCGACGAACACGAACAGGCCGTCAGCCGGTGGCGGCGACAGTCGAACAAGCGGAACAAGAAGGCCAAGCGGCCCTTCTGGATCGAGCTGCCCGTTCTCGTCGTGGTGGCGTTCGCCCTGACCTTCCTCATCCAGACTTTCGTGGCCAAGGTGTACTACGTGCCGTCGGGCTCGATGGAACAGACCCTGCACGGTGTCCCGTCCGGCGGAGACCGGATCCTGGCCAGCAAGATCGTCTACGACTTCCGCGATCCCCGCCAGGGCGATGTGGTCGTCTTCAAAGGTCCTGACACCTGGGCCCCCGAGACGGCCGGGGTGGCCGGCCCCACCACCTGGTTCGGTAAGGCCATGTCCGCCCTCGGGTCGGTGGTCGGCATCGCACCGCCGAACGAGAAGGACTTCGTCAAGCGGGTGATCGCGGTCGGCGGC
This window of the Nakamurella panacisegetis genome carries:
- the rplS gene encoding 50S ribosomal protein L19, with protein sequence MNTLDALDSASLRSDLPDFRPGDTVKVHVKVIEGSRSRIQIFAGHVIRRQGGGIRETFTVRKVSFGVGVERTFPVHSPNLDKIELVTKGDVRRAKLYYLRELRGKAAKIKEKRDR
- the lepB gene encoding signal peptidase I yields the protein MNEQESAAGDRDDAAGGTAPEATAKPKAGRPGGPWQDWVVTSDTHAAGEAGDTPADGEDPDEHEQAVSRWRRQSNKRNKKAKRPFWIELPVLVVVAFALTFLIQTFVAKVYYVPSGSMEQTLHGVPSGGDRILASKIVYDFRDPRQGDVVVFKGPDTWAPETAGVAGPTTWFGKAMSALGSVVGIAPPNEKDFVKRVIAVGGQTVACCDKTGNVTVDGKPLSEPYIYEPLDFEPGVADCTTGGDASSYASRRCFAPFKVPAGQLFVMGDHRSASADSSYECLGLKPAQAAAYVQPGGEKGCWRPIPVTDVIGKAIFIVMPPSRWRTIGDPNIDPQAMAIASGPTAALPAAGGILLTLGLRGSLAMVPSRRRRRKRRRQERKAARTA